A stretch of DNA from Arthrobacter jiangjiafuii:
ACCATGGCGTCCTTGTTCTCGGCATCGGATGCTTCCAGGATGACCAGGCCCTCGGGCAACGCGTCCGGCAGCGCATCCAGGATCTCACCCGAATCCACCAGCGTGGTCTGAGGATCCACTCCCACCAGCAGGGCTCCGCTGTATTCCGGAATCAGATCGATGGAGCCGTCCTGCAGCGCCGGCAGGTACACCTCGCGCGAGCCGATCCCCAGCTTGGTTTCGGCCGGGATTCCGGCGCCGTTCAGTGCACCGGCATAGATTTCGGCCAAAGTGCTGGATTCGGGGAAGTCAGCCGAGCCCACCACAATGGTTTCGCCTCCGGCCGCTGCGCTTTCCGACGGCGACTCGGAGGCCAGCGGGTCTCCCCCGCCGCCGCTGCAGCCGGCCATGGCGAGGGCCAGGGCGAATCCTCCGGCCAGGGCGGCTAGGCCTTTGGGCCGGAAGTTCCGGCGCTTGTGCTGCATCATGGTTTTCCTCCTTGTGCGCCGGCAGCGGTCGTTCCGCTGCCGGTCGGTATGGTTCCGGTACCGGCTGCTTCGGCCGCGGATGGGGCGCGGCCGTTCTGCAGTCCGGGTGAAATGGTGAGGCGTGCGGCCAACGCAATCACGGCGTCGACGGCGAGCGCCAGAGCAGCGATGATCACGGCTCCGCCGAAGACCCGGCCGTAGTCCCCCACGGCCAAGCCGTCGATCAGGTACCGCCCCAGTCCGCCCAGGTTGATGGTGGCTACCACTGCTGCGGTGGCCACGACCTGCAGGGTGGCACCGCGCAGCCCGCCGAACAGCACCCGCAGTCCGTTGGGCAGCTCCACCCGGAACAGGATCTGGGCCTCTGTCATGCCCTGGGCGCGGGCCGCGTCGACCACGCTGCGGTCCACCGAGCCGATCCCGGAATACGTTCCGGCGAGCAGCGGCGGAATGGCCAGCAGCACCAGCGACCAGATGGGCGGCATCAGGCCCAGGCCGGCGAGCAACACAAACAGGGTCAGCATGCCCAGGGTGGGCAGCGCCCGCAGCAGGCCCGAGACGGCCACCACCGCCACTTGCCCGCGGCCGGTGTGGCCGATGTACAGGCCAATGGGAACGGCGATCGCCAGGGCGATGGCCAGGGTGAGCCCGGTGTACTGCAGGTGTTCGAAGGTGCGTGCGGGGATGCCGGCCGCGCCGGTCCAGTTGGCCGGGTCGGTGAGCCACTCCCAGCCCTGGCCCAGGGCGTTGGTACTGGTGTATTCGGTGCGGGGAAGGATCAGGGGCATCGCCTAGGCCCCCTTCAAAGCCGCGTCGGGTGCTGCTGCCGGTGTGCCTGCCGGGCGGGGGGCAGTGCTGCCCGGGCGCTGCCCCGGACCGTCGCCCGGCTGCCCGCCTCCGGTCCGCTTCCCGCCCCGGGGTCCGCGCCGGAGCCCGCGCCGGAGTCTTGCCCCGGCCCCAATCCCGGTCCCGGCCCGCAGCCACGGGGTCAGGGCGCGCTGCAGCAGCACGAGCAGCAGGTCCATGGCGAAGGCGAGCACCAGGGTGGCAATGATGCCCACCACGATCTCGGTGATGAAGTACCGCCGCAGCCCGTCGCGGAAGAAGAAGCCCAGGTTCTCCACCCCGATGAGCGCTCCGACGCTGACGATGGAAATGTTGCTGACCGAAACCACCCGCAATCCGGCGATCAGCACCGGGACGGACAAGGGCAGGTCCACCGTGAAGAACCGGCGCAGCGGCCGGTAGCCCATGGCCACCGCCGCCTGCCGGACGCCGTCGTCCACCGAGTCAAAGGCGTCAAGGGCCACCCGCAGCATCAACGCCACTGCGTAGATGGTCAGCGCGATGATGATGTTGCTGATGTCCAGGATGCGGGTGCCCAGAATGGCCGGCAGCGTCACGAAGAGGGCCAGCGACGGAATGGTGTAGAGCAGCGACCCGGTGGAGAGCACGACGCCGCGCAGCCGGATGCGGTGGCGGACCAGGGCGGCCAGCGGCACGGCGATGAGCACGCCCAGCACCAGCGGCACAATCGACTGGAACAGGTGCAGCCCGGTCAGCCGGTACACCTGGTCCGTGTGGGAAAGGAACCACTCCACGTCAGCCCCCGCTTCGCTGCAGCCGGGCGGCCTCGATCAGGGCCAGGACCTCGCCGGGGACGATGGTGCCGGCAACCCGCGAATCGGCGTCGACCGCCACGCCCAGTCCGGCCGGTGAGGACAGTGCGGCGTCGAGCGCCTGCCGCAGGGTCTCCCCCTCGCGGTACAGGGAACCGCCGGGCACCAGCCGGTCCGGCGAGGTAATTTCCGCACGGTAGCGCGCGGGCACCCACCCCAGCGGGCGGCCGTCGTCGTCGACCGCCAGCGCCCAGTCCCCGGTCACGGGAACCGCGGGGTCGGCCAGCTGCGCCGGATCCAGCAGCTGCACCTGGTGCAGCGGAACATTTTCTCCCGGTTGGAAGGACAGGTGCCGGAAGCCGCGGTCCCGGCCGACGAAGCCTGCCACGAAGTCATCCACCGGGGCGCGCAGGATTTCTTCCGGGGCGGCGTACTGGGCCAGGCGTCCGCCCACGGCGAGCACGGCCACCTTGTCGCCCAGGATGGTGGCCTCGTCGATGTCATGGGTGACAAAAACAATGGTCTTGGCCAGCTCGCGCTGCAGCCGCAGCAGCTCCTCCTGCAGCTCGGCCCGGACCACCGGGTCCACGGCGCTGAAGGGTTCGTCCATGAGCAGCACCGGCGGGTCGGCGGCGAGCGCGCGGGCCACGCCCACGCGCTGCTGCTGGCCGCCGGAGAGCTGCGCCGGATAGCGGGCACCCATCGCCGAGGCGAGGCCGACGACGTCGAGCAGTTCCGCTGCCCGGGCCCGGGCGCGGGCCTTGGACTGGCCGAGCAGCCGGGGAACGGTGGCCACGTTGTCCAGCACCGTCCGGTGCGGCATGAGCCCGGCGGACTGCATCACGTACCCCATGGAACGCCGCAGCTGGGGAGCCTTGACCCCCGAGATGTCGGTGCCGTCCACGGTGATCGATCCGGCGGTGGGGTCCAGCATCCGGTTGATCATCCGCAGCGAGGTGGTCTTGCCGCAGCCCGACGGCCCCACGAAGACGGTGATGGAACCGCGGGCGATATCCAGGCTCAGGTTCTCCACTGCAGGGGCGGCGGAACCGGAGAAGGACTTGGTCACGCCGCGGAAACTGATCATTGTCTCGGGCGGGGCTGGTTCCGGCGGGGTCATGGGGCACCTTCCGTTGGCATCATCGGGTCCTGCGGAGCTCTGGGCCTGCCGTGTGTTTACGGTAGGACACCGGGTCTGTGTAGTCCAGAACAGAAATGGCTATCTTGTCCGGAACAGGATTCGGATCAGGTGCGGCTTTGGATGGCCAACCGCAGGCCCACCTGGACCAGCGGCGTCGGTCCAAGCTCCGGAACCTTCTGAAGCGGCACCCAGGCCGCCTCGTCGGTGCTGCCGTCCAGCTCGTGGGTGAGCTCGCCGGAGAGGATCTGCGCGCGGTAAATGATCCGCAGGGCGTGCAGCAGACGGGGGTTCTCGCCCGTGAACCGGTGCTCGGGCTCGATGAAGAGGGAATCCACCCCCAGCAGCTCCGGGGTGCCGATGGTGTAGCCGGTCTCTTCGCGGACTTCCCGCACGACGGCGGCCGGCGCGTCTTCTCTGGCTTCCAGTCCCCCGCCGGGCAGCGTCCAACTGGAGTACCCATGGTCATTCCAATGGGAGAGCAGGATCGACTCCCCGCGCAGGATCACGGCGTAGGCGCCGATGCGCACGTCAAAGTCCTCAGCCACGCGGGGCCTGCCCCGCCGTGAGATAGCGGACGCCGTAGACCGGGTCCTGCGTCAGGAAGCGGATGTCCGCCAGTCCGGCCCGTTCCAGGTCCTGCCGCAGTTGGGCCTGCAGCAGCGGCTGGTTCACGCCCAGTCCCCCTCCGATCACCACCGGACCGGTGATGCCGAGCAGCCGGGCGGTATCGGCGGCGAGCCCTGCCAGGTGCCGCGAGGCTGCCTCGATGATCTCCGCGGCGGCCGCGCTGCCCGCGTCGGCGGCCTCAAACACGATGCCTGCCTTGCCTGCCCAGTACCGGCGGCCGGTAGCAGGGGCATGGAACAGACTGATGAGTTCCTCGGGTGCCCGCACCGAGCAGGCGGGCAACAGTGCCGCTGCCAGCGGATCGGGTTCCAGGCCCAGGTTCATGCGGCGCAGGGTACGGCGCACGGCCTCGCGCGCGATCCAGTAGCCGCTGCCTTCGTCGCCAAGCAGGTAGCCCCAGCCGCC
This window harbors:
- a CDS encoding N-acetylglucosamine kinase; the protein is MDTSPKAEPGSGSGRIIGLDIGGTKTHGLLLQHGTAAAEAVAGSANVQNVSPAQAAANLAEIFAALGAGAVERVIAGSGGIDTDDDAAALRALIAEQVPGAVIDVIHDTRLILAAGESPAGIAVIAGTGSVAWGQAPDGREARSGGWGYLLGDEGSGYWIAREAVRRTLRRMNLGLEPDPLAAALLPACSVRAPEELISLFHAPATGRRYWAGKAGIVFEAADAGSAAAAEIIEAASRHLAGLAADTARLLGITGPVVIGGGLGVNQPLLQAQLRQDLERAGLADIRFLTQDPVYGVRYLTAGQAPRG
- a CDS encoding ABC transporter permease, whose protein sequence is MPLILPRTEYTSTNALGQGWEWLTDPANWTGAAGIPARTFEHLQYTGLTLAIALAIAVPIGLYIGHTGRGQVAVVAVSGLLRALPTLGMLTLFVLLAGLGLMPPIWSLVLLAIPPLLAGTYSGIGSVDRSVVDAARAQGMTEAQILFRVELPNGLRVLFGGLRGATLQVVATAAVVATINLGGLGRYLIDGLAVGDYGRVFGGAVIIAALALAVDAVIALAARLTISPGLQNGRAPSAAEAAGTGTIPTGSGTTAAGAQGGKP
- a CDS encoding NUDIX hydrolase — translated: MAEDFDVRIGAYAVILRGESILLSHWNDHGYSSWTLPGGGLEAREDAPAAVVREVREETGYTIGTPELLGVDSLFIEPEHRFTGENPRLLHALRIIYRAQILSGELTHELDGSTDEAAWVPLQKVPELGPTPLVQVGLRLAIQSRT
- a CDS encoding ABC transporter permease yields the protein MEWFLSHTDQVYRLTGLHLFQSIVPLVLGVLIAVPLAALVRHRIRLRGVVLSTGSLLYTIPSLALFVTLPAILGTRILDISNIIIALTIYAVALMLRVALDAFDSVDDGVRQAAVAMGYRPLRRFFTVDLPLSVPVLIAGLRVVSVSNISIVSVGALIGVENLGFFFRDGLRRYFITEIVVGIIATLVLAFAMDLLLVLLQRALTPWLRAGTGIGAGARLRRGLRRGPRGGKRTGGGQPGDGPGQRPGSTAPRPAGTPAAAPDAALKGA
- a CDS encoding ABC transporter ATP-binding protein, with protein sequence MISFRGVTKSFSGSAAPAVENLSLDIARGSITVFVGPSGCGKTTSLRMINRMLDPTAGSITVDGTDISGVKAPQLRRSMGYVMQSAGLMPHRTVLDNVATVPRLLGQSKARARARAAELLDVVGLASAMGARYPAQLSGGQQQRVGVARALAADPPVLLMDEPFSAVDPVVRAELQEELLRLQRELAKTIVFVTHDIDEATILGDKVAVLAVGGRLAQYAAPEEILRAPVDDFVAGFVGRDRGFRHLSFQPGENVPLHQVQLLDPAQLADPAVPVTGDWALAVDDDGRPLGWVPARYRAEITSPDRLVPGGSLYREGETLRQALDAALSSPAGLGVAVDADSRVAGTIVPGEVLALIEAARLQRSGG